A genomic window from Lotus japonicus ecotype B-129 chromosome 1, LjGifu_v1.2 includes:
- the LOC130735700 gene encoding uncharacterized protein LOC130735700 produces the protein MDKWVWTKEGSGLYSVSSAYEYIQDKSTRAEANKLWTAKAPSNVVALAGKVLVDRIQTKAFLDRRNALPNGSSTDCVLCEGGYEIGNNIFLTCHTSWKLWSKVCDWLGFFWVVPSTVGEHFMYFGASISGSKVRKVLTLIWIATVGVIWHVRNGVVFNGVEVNLVKALDLIQFRVLMWLKACKLWVLVMFLLVGCLSLSLLWPQYMVMCVPFPIPFKSWVLLGVCSFSGAWKFCVFTSVGAALD, from the exons ATGGATAAGTGGGTTTGGACTAAAGAAGGTTCGGGTTTGTACTCGGTTAGCTCGGCTTATGAATACATTCAGGACAAATCAACAAGGGCGGAGGCAAATAAATTGTGGACTGCCAAAGCTCCTTCAAACGTGGTAGCTTTGGCCGGGAAGGTTTTGGTGGACAGGATTCAGACCAAGGCTTTCCTTGATCGAAGGAATGCTCTCCCTAATGGTTCCTCGACTGATTGTGTGCTATGTGAGGGAGGCTATGAAATAGGTAATAATATTTTCCTCACGTGTCATACCTCTTGGAAGCTATGGTCTAAAGTTTGTGATTGGTTGGGGTTCTTTTGGGTGGTTCCGTCCACTGTGGGGGAGCATTTCATGTACTTTGGAGCTAGCATTAGTGGGAGTaaggtgaggaaggttttgactCTGATCTGGATAGCAACAGTGGGAGTAATTTGGCATGTAAGGAATGGTGTTGTGTTCAATGGAGTTGAGGTGAATCTAGTGAAGGCTCTTGACCTCATTCAGTTCAGAGTTTTGATGTGGCTCAAG GCCTGCAAGTTATGGGTCTTGGTCATGTTTCTTTTAGTTGGATGTCTTAGCTTAAGCTTGCTTTGGCCTCAGTATATGGTGATGTGTGTTCCCTTTCCTATACCTTTCAAGTCGTGGGTGCTGTTAGGAGTTTGTTCTTTCAGTGGTGCTTGGAAGTTCTGCGTCTTTACTAGTGTTGGGGCTGCTTTGGACTGA